The Falco rusticolus isolate bFalRus1 chromosome 4, bFalRus1.pri, whole genome shotgun sequence genome includes the window AAACTCTTATCCATGGTTTGCACTTCCTTGTCCATGGGGGAACACAGCATAGTAGAGTGTCCTTGCAGTATAACCACAGCTGAGGGATCCAGCTGGAACTACATGAAACCTCCTCAGTGATGAAATGATTTGTTCTGCCAGGGTCATAGGGTAGTGTTCACTCAGGGCTCTATACCCATTCTGACTTTTTTGACCTCAAGCAACTAGTACTGCTATAATTTGATTGTGCATCAAGGGTTTTTAGCTCAGCTGAAGGGTAGTATCCTAAAAGCTTGCTCTGAACTACAGAGGAAGAACCTCTAAGGTGAGACTTGATCTGAGGTCTCAGGGCAGTATCTTTAATGAAGTCTTGCTGAAGACTGGGTCTGACTTGCCCGCACGTAGCTCCTTGATGGTCTCCAGTACAGGAAGGTTCTTCAGTGCTATCTTGCTTAGCAGCAAGATCTCCTGCTATACAGGGCTTGTTGCTATTGCTGTTGAGGTTAGTGCTGGCAGTTTGCTGAGAGACCACTTCAGGATGAAGAACAgccacctctccttcctcctcagagaGAAGTGAGCAGGAGCCATCACTGGTCTGGCTGCTATTTGATATTGGACAGTCTTGATTTTGAGGTGAAGAACTACCATGCTGTACAGGGGGaagatttaaaatgcattcattcTCTACATGGAGGTTTGCCAGCAGCttgttcttttggtttctttctgtccttctcCGGAGAGCACAGACAAGATCAGCTAGGCTAAGCAGAAAGGATAGACTGCTGACTCCCCAGATGAAAATCATCATGATGGATTTCTCGGTGGGCCGGGAGATGTAACAATCAACTGTGCTTGTACAAGGTGAGTGGT containing:
- the GJD4 gene encoding gap junction delta-4 protein; this translates as MERWDSLGFLVVTLNYNVTIVGKIWLMLIILLRMAVVVLAGYPLYQDEQERFICNTLQPGCSNVCYDLFSPVSHFRFWLIQTVSILLPYAAFSIYVLHKVAMYIVRMHCLVHGCKGNKGLSSPKDLKELCRSTLVSRLDCGADNLSVLNFSGAYTIHLFIRTLLEAAFAAVQYFLFGFFVPERFSCYHSPCTSTVDCYISRPTEKSIMMIFIWGVSSLSFLLSLADLVCALRRRTERNQKNKLLANLHVENECILNLPPVQHGSSSPQNQDCPISNSSQTSDGSCSLLSEEEGEVAVLHPEVVSQQTASTNLNSNSNKPCIAGDLAAKQDSTEEPSCTGDHQGATCGQVRPSLQQDFIKDTALRPQIKSHLRGSSSVVQSKLLGYYPSAELKTLDAQSNYSSTSCLRSKKSEWV